CACGGGATGGGCACCCCGGACCCGTCGCGCACCTACGCCGCGACCGCGTGGCCGCTCCGCCGCATCTCGGGGCTGGCCCGCTCCTGCCATCCGGGGCCGGTGGTCGCGGTGACCGCGACCGCGGGCGCCCTGGGCGCGGGCGTCGGCCTCGACGCGGCCCGCTGCATCCTGCTGGTCGCCGCCGTACTGAGCGGCCAGCTCTCCGTGGGCTGGTGCAACGACGCCTTCGACGCCAGGCGGGATGCCGCCGCCGGACGCCGGGGAAAACCGGTGGCCGAGGGATCGCTGAGCCGCAGGTCGGTCTGGACGGCGGCAGGCATCGCCGCCCTGCTGTGTGTGCCGCTCTCCCTGTCCTGCGGGCTGCCGGCCGGCTTGGTGCATCTGGCGGCGGTGGCGGCAGCCTGGGCGTACAACCTGAAACTGAAGGCCACCGCCCTGTCCTGGCTTCCGTACGTCATCGGGTTCGGCACCCTGCCCGCCGTGGCCGCGCTGACCCTGCCCGGCCGCCCCGGGCCGACGTGGTGGGCGGTGACCGCGGGTGCGCTGCTGGGCCTGGCGGCCCACCTGGGCGATGTGCTGCCCGACATCGAGGAGGATCGGCGCAACGGTGTGACCGGCCTTCCGCAACGGCTGGGTGCCACCGCTACCCGGCTGCTCCTCCCGGCGCCCCTCGTGGCGGCCTCCGCGGTCCTGGCCTTCGGCCCGGCGGGACCGTCCGGTCCCTGGGGAGTGGCGACGCTTGCCGTCGCGGCACCGGCGGCGCTCGCGGGGCTCCTCCTCGCCCGGACCTGGCGCAAGGCGCCGCTTGCCGCGGCGGCCGTCGTCGCGGCGGCGGACGTGGCGCTGCTGCTGGTGCGCGGCACCGCCCCGGTGTGATCCGGGGCCGCGCCCCTCATCCCGTGCGCAGCCAGACCTCGATCTGCCGGAGGCCGGTGTCGGTGAGGCCGAGTCCGGGGTCGACGCGGTGGAGCAGGGCCCGCCCGGCGTGGTGGGCGGTCACCCAGCACCGGTCCCGCTCGGTGATCTCGTCGTCCACCCACACGAAGGCGCGCCCCGCCGCCCAGCGGACGAGCGTGCGCGTCTTCCAGTGCAGCCCTGCCCGTGCGTCCCGTTCGTCCTCGTCCGAGGGCGGGGGCCAGGCGACCACCGGGAGTTCCGGCAGTCCGAGCCGTGGCGCGAGGACCGCGTTCGCCTCGTCCGTCCATGTCGTCGCCCAGACCGGCTCGCACGGGAGCGCGGCCAGCCGGGGCCCGAGCGCCGGGTCGATCCTGTCGAGCAACGGATTCTCCCCGGCTCCCGGCGGGTGCGGTCCCGTCGGGTACGTCGGATGGCCGCCGGTACGCGGGCCGAACGGGATGAGGGGGCCGTCGACATCGAGGAAGAGCAACGGAAGGCCGCCGCCGGAACCAGTCACCGCCGCACCGTACAGCCGACAGCCAGTGGCCAGCGGTCGGTGGTCAGTGGGTAGTGGTCAGCGACCGCCCGCCACCCGCAGGATCGCCCCGGTCGCGTACGAGGCGTCGTCCGAGAGCAGCCAGGCGACGGCGCCCGCGACCTCCTCGGGCTGTCCCGGCCGGCCCAGCGGGATCCCGGCGGCGGCCTTGTCGGGACGTGCCGGGTCCGCGTGGAATCCGGTCCGGATGATGCCGGGGGCCACCGCGTTGACGCGGATACCGGCCTCCGCGACCTCTTTGGACAGACCGACGGTCATCGTGTCCACGGCCGCCTTGGCCGCGGCGTAGTGGACGTACTCGCCCGGACTGCCGAGCGTGGCCGCCGCCGACGACATGTTCACGATGGCCCCACCGCCCGACCCGCTCATGTCGCGCACGGCGCGCCGTGCACAGAGCAGGTAGCCGACGACGTTGACGTCCAGGGCGCGCCGGAGCCCGGCCGCGTCGGCATCGGCGAGCGGGCCCGTCGGGCCGCTCACTCCGGCGTTGTTGACCAGACCGGTGACCGGGCCGAGTTCCGCCGCAGCGGTGTCGAAGAGCAGATCGACCGCGGCCTCGTCGGTCGTGTCCACCTGCACCGTGACACAGCGCCTGCCCGCCTCCCGTACGACCGCGGCGACGCTTTCGGCCGCTGCCGCGTCGGAGCGGTAGCCCAGGGCGATGTCATGCCCGTCGGCCGCCAGACGGGCGCAGACGGCGGCACCGATGCCGCGGCTGCCGCCGGTGACCACGGTGACGGGATGACGGCTCATGCAAGGCCCCTCGCTTCTGTGTGCGACGACGACGTGACGTCCTCGGTGAGCATCCATCGTAAGCAGCGGTGATCGACTTCCCCTGGGCGGACCTTCGTTGCCGGGGGTGGCCGCCTGCGCGGCGTACGCACGCCGATGGGCTGCCACCCCCTCATGGAAGGGTGGCAGCCCATCGTTCGCGTGTGCGCCGCGGGTGTTACAAGGGACGGTCGCTGCCGCCCCGGACGCCCTGCTGCTCGCTCTGCTCCTGCAGCTTCCGGGCCTTCTCCTGGAGCCGACGACGCTGCTCCGGATCGCTCGTGCGCTCCGCGGCCTCGGTCATGTGCCGGGCCTTCTCGCGCATCTGCTGGGCTCGGTCGGTTTCTCCTGCAACGCTCATCGTCGCTCCTTGAACGGTAGGGAAGAGCGGGCTCTCCCAGAGAAACAGCGCTGCGTGAGCAGCGCACCCCGAACCGTTACCTACGGTGAGAGTGCCAGGTGAGGAAGGTGCGAGGGCCGGGCCCCCACGGCTGGGGCCCCCGCTGTGCGGCCGGCGTGATCCGGGCATGCGGACGCTGGCATGATCGGGGGTATGAACGAGCGCATGATCGCCGCGTGTGACGGGGCGTCGAAGGGTAATCCGGGGCCGGCCGCCTGGGCCTATGTGGTGGCCGACGCCGAGGGCAGGCCGCTGCGGTGGGAGGCCGGGCCGCTGGGCACCGCCACCAACAACGTTGCCGAGCTCACCGCTCTGCAGGAACTGCTGGAGTCACTCGATCCGGCGGTGGCGCTCGAAGTCCGGATGGACTCGCAGTACGCGATGAACGCCGTGACCAAGTGGCTGCCGGGCTGGAAGCGCAACGGCTGGAAGACCTCGGCCGGCAAACCCGTCGCCAACCGCGACCTGGTGGCCCGCATCGACTCCCTGCTGACCGGACGGGCCGTGGAGTTCGTGTACGTGCCGGCCCACCAGGTGGACGGCGACCCGCTGAACGCCCTGGCCGACCAGGCTGCCAGCGAAGTGGCGGTCGCGCAGCGCGCGGCCGGCACCTCGCAGGGCTCCGCCGATCTGCCGGTCCCCGCGCCCTCCCGCGCCACCGAAGGGCGGAAGGCAGGCGGTGGCGCGGCGAAGAAGGCGGGGAGCGCGGCCCGCGCCGGAGCGACCATCCGGGCCAAGTTCTCCGGCCGGTGCCACTGCGGAAAGCCGTACGCGGCCAAGGACATGATCGCCAAGAACGATCACGGCTGGGGCCACCCGGAGTGCCGGACCGCCACCGCCTGACGCGGGGCCCCCGGGCCGGTCGCGGTGAACCCGCCCCCTCAGGGGGATGCGCGTGCCATGATGCGGCTCCGGCAGCGAGGTTCGGGATGCCGCCGGAGCTGTGGGGAACGGCGACACGCTGGGGGGCGTATGGAAAGCACGGGCACGGTGCTGCGTGAGCTGCGCGGGGCGCAGAAGCCGGCCAAGGGGGTATCGCTCTACTCGCGGTACGTGAACCGGCCGGTCGGGCGGATCTTCGCCGCCGTCGCGTTCCGGCTGGGTATGACACCCAATCAGGTCACCCTGGTGAGCGCGGCGTTCACCTTCGCCGCCCTTGCTGCGGTGGCTCTGTCCCGTCCCACCTGGGGGCTGGCCGTCCTGGTCTACCTGGGACTGGCCGTGGGCTTCGCGCTCGACTCGGCCGACGGGCAGCTCGCCCGGCTCACCGGCCGTGGCGGGCCGGACGGCGAATGGCTGGACCATGTCGTCGACTGCGCCAAGATGATCCTGGTCCACACCGTCGTACTGATCTCGTTCCACCGCTACTTCGGCCTGCCGGCGGACGGCTGGCTGCTCCTGCCGCTCGGCTTCCTGTTCGTCGCGGTGCTCACCTTCTGCGCGGGGCTGTTGCGTGAACAGCTGGGCAAGGCGGCCACCCGCGCCGCACCGGTGGGGGCCACGGCAGCGCCCGCACCCGTCTCCCGGCTGCGGGCCGTGGCACTGCTGCCCGCCGACTACGGGGTGTTCTGCCTGGTGTTCCTGCTGCTCGGCGACGAGACGGCGTTCCGGACCGGATACGCCGTGCTCGCCGCCGTGCACGCGCTGTTCCTCGTGGCGTTCCTGGTCAAGTGGTTCAGGGAGCTGAGAGTGCTCCGGGCAGACTGACCAGTGTGTCCAGCGCCCGGCGCAGCTGGGTGCTGGACGTGTGCACGGTGTACGGGAAGTAGACGACCTCCACGCCGACTTCGGCGAAATCGCGTTCGAGGCGCTTGCCCTTCTCCGTGTCGCGCCAGTCGTCCCCCTTGAAGATGACGTCGAACCTGACCTGCTGCCACGTCTCGACCTTGTCGGGAACGGTCTCGACGAACGCGGCGTCCACGTACCGCACGCTCCGGACGATCTCCAGCCGCTCCGGCAGTGGAATGACCGGCTTGTGGCCCTTGGCGAGCGCGGCCATCTCGTCCGAGACGACCCCCGCGACCAGGTAGTCGCACTGACTGCGGGCGTGCCGCAGGATGTTGAGGTGGCCTATGTGGAACAGGTCGTAGACCCCCGGCGCGTAGCCGACCCTGTGCACCATCCGTTCTCTCCCCCCACGGTGTGAACGTGATGTCCGTGTCCCCTCGGAAGGTGTCCGGACATGGCATCCGGTCCGGTGGGATATCGGTATCGGTGTTGATCGTGCAACGACCTTACTGTGAAGACCACTTGCGCATCACGTGAACGGATAAGCTCACTTTTGGGGCTGTTCCTTGGGGGGAACACAGGTGGCTCCGGGGGAAGGCGATCGTCCGATGCCAGAATCAGAGCACCACAGACCGCTCGACGGCCGCCGCCTGCTGGTGGTCTCGACGAACTACGCGCCGGAGCTGACCGGCATAGGTCCCTACGCCGCCCAGCTCGCCGAGCACTGGGCCCGCTCCGGGGCCGACACCCATGTGCTGACCGGCATGCCGCACTACCCGTCCTGGCGGACCGAGGCGGCCTATCGAGGGGTCTGGCGGGCCGAGGAGCAGCGCTCGGGCGTCACGGTGCACCGGCGAAGACACTATGTGCCGCCCCGGCAGAGCGCCCTGCGCAGAGCCGCTTTCGAGGCGAGCGTGCTCGCGCACGGCCTCGCCGCCCCGCCCGCACTGCGGCCCGACGCGGTGTTCGCCCAGTTGCCGAGC
This genomic interval from Streptomyces sp. NBC_00464 contains the following:
- a CDS encoding CDP-alcohol phosphatidyltransferase family protein; this translates as MESTGTVLRELRGAQKPAKGVSLYSRYVNRPVGRIFAAVAFRLGMTPNQVTLVSAAFTFAALAAVALSRPTWGLAVLVYLGLAVGFALDSADGQLARLTGRGGPDGEWLDHVVDCAKMILVHTVVLISFHRYFGLPADGWLLLPLGFLFVAVLTFCAGLLREQLGKAATRAAPVGATAAPAPVSRLRAVALLPADYGVFCLVFLLLGDETAFRTGYAVLAAVHALFLVAFLVKWFRELRVLRAD
- a CDS encoding HAD domain-containing protein, producing MTGSGGGLPLLFLDVDGPLIPFGPRTGGHPTYPTGPHPPGAGENPLLDRIDPALGPRLAALPCEPVWATTWTDEANAVLAPRLGLPELPVVAWPPPSDEDERDARAGLHWKTRTLVRWAAGRAFVWVDDEITERDRCWVTAHHAGRALLHRVDPGLGLTDTGLRQIEVWLRTG
- a CDS encoding UbiA family prenyltransferase, with product MGTPDPSRTYAATAWPLRRISGLARSCHPGPVVAVTATAGALGAGVGLDAARCILLVAAVLSGQLSVGWCNDAFDARRDAAAGRRGKPVAEGSLSRRSVWTAAGIAALLCVPLSLSCGLPAGLVHLAAVAAAWAYNLKLKATALSWLPYVIGFGTLPAVAALTLPGRPGPTWWAVTAGALLGLAAHLGDVLPDIEEDRRNGVTGLPQRLGATATRLLLPAPLVAASAVLAFGPAGPSGPWGVATLAVAAPAALAGLLLARTWRKAPLAAAAVVAAADVALLLVRGTAPV
- a CDS encoding SDR family NAD(P)-dependent oxidoreductase is translated as MSRHPVTVVTGGSRGIGAAVCARLAADGHDIALGYRSDAAAAESVAAVVREAGRRCVTVQVDTTDEAAVDLLFDTAAAELGPVTGLVNNAGVSGPTGPLADADAAGLRRALDVNVVGYLLCARRAVRDMSGSGGGAIVNMSSAAATLGSPGEYVHYAAAKAAVDTMTVGLSKEVAEAGIRVNAVAPGIIRTGFHADPARPDKAAAGIPLGRPGQPEEVAGAVAWLLSDDASYATGAILRVAGGR
- a CDS encoding adenylyltransferase/cytidyltransferase family protein — protein: MVHRVGYAPGVYDLFHIGHLNILRHARSQCDYLVAGVVSDEMAALAKGHKPVIPLPERLEIVRSVRYVDAAFVETVPDKVETWQQVRFDVIFKGDDWRDTEKGKRLERDFAEVGVEVVYFPYTVHTSSTQLRRALDTLVSLPGALSAP
- a CDS encoding ribonuclease H family protein; its protein translation is MNERMIAACDGASKGNPGPAAWAYVVADAEGRPLRWEAGPLGTATNNVAELTALQELLESLDPAVALEVRMDSQYAMNAVTKWLPGWKRNGWKTSAGKPVANRDLVARIDSLLTGRAVEFVYVPAHQVDGDPLNALADQAASEVAVAQRAAGTSQGSADLPVPAPSRATEGRKAGGGAAKKAGSAARAGATIRAKFSGRCHCGKPYAAKDMIAKNDHGWGHPECRTATA
- a CDS encoding DUF6381 family protein — translated: MSVAGETDRAQQMREKARHMTEAAERTSDPEQRRRLQEKARKLQEQSEQQGVRGGSDRPL